A genomic segment from Triticum dicoccoides isolate Atlit2015 ecotype Zavitan chromosome 1A, WEW_v2.0, whole genome shotgun sequence encodes:
- the LOC119331642 gene encoding non-specific lipid-transfer protein 2-like, giving the protein MAAKATLVCFMVMALAAALLAAPGAVEAATCSPTQLTPCAPAIIGNAAPSAACCGKLKAHPASCLCKYKKDPNLQRYVNSPSGKKVFTACKLRLPSC; this is encoded by the coding sequence ATGGCTGCCAAGGCGACCCTCGTCTGCTTCATGGTCATGGCCCTCGCGGCAGCGCTGCTGGCGGCGCCGGGCGCGGTGGAGGCGGCGACGTGCAGCCCGACGCAGCTGACCCCGTGCGCGCCGGCCATCATCGGGAACGCGGCGCCGAGCGCGGCGTGCTGCGGGAAGCTCAAGGCGCACCCGGCGAGCTGCCTGTGCAAGTACAAGAAGGACCCCAACCTGCAGCGCTACGTCAACTCCCCCAGCGGCAAGAAGGTCTTCACCGCGTGCAAGCTGCGCCTGCCAAGCTGCTGA